One Chryseobacterium wanjuense genomic region harbors:
- a CDS encoding Crp/Fnr family transcriptional regulator, whose translation MKTISCMNIEPELLYSFGAEVKTYQPGELIYREGDHVVYYYQILKGKLKLNNYNEEGKEFIHNILGEHQSFGDSMLFLEKFYVMNAVCLSTCEIIRLPKSSFMDMLEKHPHVSLEMNACLSQKLYFKAIMLQSMSSQNPALRLKGLLDYLKSYHDGDCGQCFQVELTRQQIANLTGLRVETVIRALKKMEKEGNLKIENRKILY comes from the coding sequence ATGAAAACAATAAGCTGTATGAATATTGAGCCTGAACTTTTGTATTCTTTCGGTGCAGAAGTAAAAACATATCAACCTGGCGAGTTGATCTATAGAGAAGGAGATCATGTGGTTTATTATTATCAAATTCTAAAGGGGAAGCTAAAGCTCAACAATTACAATGAAGAAGGCAAAGAATTTATTCATAATATTTTGGGAGAACACCAGAGTTTTGGAGATTCCATGCTTTTTTTAGAAAAATTTTATGTGATGAACGCGGTATGTCTTAGCACATGCGAAATCATCAGGCTTCCCAAAAGCAGTTTTATGGACATGCTGGAAAAACATCCGCATGTTTCACTGGAAATGAATGCATGTCTTTCGCAAAAACTTTATTTCAAGGCAATTATGCTGCAAAGTATGTCTTCTCAAAATCCTGCTTTAAGGTTGAAAGGATTGCTGGATTACCTTAAAAGTTATCACGATGGCGATTGCGGGCAATGCTTTCAGGTGGAGCTTACAAGACAACAGATTGCGAATTTGACAGGCTTACGAGTGGAAACTGTAATCAGAGCCTTAAAAAAAATGGAAAAAGAAGGTAATCTTAAGATTGAAAACCGGAAAATTTTATATTAA
- a CDS encoding monooxygenase, which yields MEKVILYVDFQHQGPFGKEMAENLQTLAESINEEPGFIWKMWTENEKNKEVGGVYLFDNRKSAEIYLEKHMVRLSQWGYEDVTYKIFEINEQLTKINHSPILY from the coding sequence ATGGAGAAAGTAATTCTTTATGTTGATTTTCAACATCAGGGTCCTTTTGGAAAGGAAATGGCAGAAAACTTACAAACACTTGCGGAAAGTATTAATGAAGAACCAGGTTTTATATGGAAAATGTGGACTGAAAATGAAAAAAATAAGGAAGTAGGAGGGGTTTATCTCTTTGACAATAGAAAATCTGCGGAAATTTATCTCGAAAAGCACATGGTAAGGCTTTCCCAATGGGGATATGAAGATGTGACTTACAAAATTTTTGAAATCAATGAACAGCTGACAAAAATTAATCATTCACCGATTCTTTATTAA
- a CDS encoding DUF6766 family protein — protein sequence MSKKTSFIYRNSLSIVLLILMICCLAAQFLTGWKTENKELAENGKAMLSLGQYVYSGHFIQATFENWESEFLQMMLYVLLTISLRQKGSSESKSLDEKEDVDKDPEPHPNAPWPVKKGGIWLKIYKHSLSLAFAFLFLASFSLHFYGSLKDYNEEQISKNKPTTTASHYITDSRFWFESFQNWQSEFLAVASLVILSIWLREKGSPQSKPVNMSHDEMP from the coding sequence ATGTCTAAAAAAACAAGTTTTATATATCGCAACAGCTTAAGTATTGTTTTGCTGATATTAATGATTTGCTGTCTTGCCGCTCAGTTTTTAACGGGCTGGAAAACAGAAAATAAAGAGCTTGCCGAAAACGGAAAAGCCATGTTGAGTCTGGGACAATACGTTTACAGCGGACATTTTATCCAGGCGACTTTTGAAAACTGGGAAAGTGAATTCCTGCAGATGATGCTGTATGTTTTGCTGACAATTTCATTGAGACAGAAGGGTTCCAGCGAATCGAAATCTTTGGATGAAAAAGAAGATGTAGACAAAGACCCCGAGCCGCATCCCAACGCTCCATGGCCTGTGAAAAAAGGAGGAATTTGGTTGAAAATTTATAAGCATTCTTTGTCATTAGCTTTTGCATTTTTATTTTTAGCAAGCTTTTCCTTACATTTTTACGGCAGTTTGAAGGATTACAACGAAGAACAGATTTCGAAAAACAAGCCAACCACTACCGCTTCACACTATATTACAGATTCCAGATTTTGGTTTGAATCGTTTCAAAACTGGCAGAGTGAGTTTCTGGCAGTGGCTTCTCTTGTGATTCTTTCGATCTGGCTTCGGGAAAAAGGTTCACCGCAATCCAAACCGGTTAATATGTCTCACGATGAAATGCCATGA
- a CDS encoding CinA family protein: MEFQKNLLEYISQSLLTTGETISVVESVTSGCLQLAFSQMPNASLFYKGGMTAYTLPEKVRLLNVNKAEAEECDCVSENIVETMALNVAQLFESDWSIATTGYCTPIRNSSYKIFAYFSFAYKGEIIMTKKLELHPKTQALNAQLYYTEFILGCFKSEINQLLILK, from the coding sequence ATGGAATTTCAAAAAAACCTTCTAGAATACATCAGCCAGTCATTATTAACAACAGGCGAAACGATTTCAGTAGTAGAAAGTGTAACTTCAGGCTGTTTGCAGCTTGCTTTTTCACAAATGCCCAATGCTTCTTTGTTTTATAAAGGAGGTATGACGGCCTATACGTTACCCGAAAAAGTCAGATTATTAAATGTAAATAAAGCGGAAGCAGAAGAATGCGACTGCGTTTCAGAAAATATCGTGGAAACCATGGCTTTAAATGTAGCCCAGCTCTTCGAATCCGACTGGTCGATTGCCACAACAGGCTATTGCACACCCATCAGGAATTCTTCTTACAAGATTTTCGCGTATTTCTCTTTTGCCTACAAAGGGGAAATTATTATGACCAAAAAATTGGAATTACACCCAAAAACCCAAGCTCTGAATGCTCAATTGTATTATACAGAATTCATTCTGGGGTGCTTCAAAAGCGAAATTAACCAGTTATTAATTTTAAAATAA
- a CDS encoding catalase — translation MKAPKKTNKKLDQLESHSTSNDQEKLTTNQGLKINNNQDSLKAGDRGPTLLEDFILREKITHFDHERIPERVVHARGSGAHGVFKLNKSLAKYTKAKFLTEVGKETPVFVRFSTVAGNRGSTDLARDVRGFAIKFYTDEGNYDLVGNNMPVFFIQDAMKFPDLVHAVKPEPHNEIPQAASAHDTFWDFISLMPESMHMIMWLMSDRAIPRSFSRMEGFGVHSFKFINDEGKAHFVKFHFKPKLGVHSVAWDEAQRISGVDPDFHKRDLWESIENGIFPEWDFGVQLIPEEDEDKYDFDLLDPTKIVPEEEVPVQLVGTLTLNKNPENFFAETEQVAFHPGHIVPGIDFTNDPLLQGRLFSYTDTQLIRLGGPNFHEIPINRSVNTVHNNQRDGYMRQQIPKGKVSYEPNSIGGGCPFQAMMSEGGFASQEARVSGAKVRERSRSFVDHYSQAKLFYNSQSTPEKIHLQNALIFELSKVTIPAIRERVVGQLAFIDKSLAWRVAEKIGVTVKELEFPNQSIPADANPADLQSEEREPNTKISKALSMQNTVKDTILGRKIGFIMGNGVDAEAVNDLKLKLEAEGAVVEIIAPSLAPVKTSDGSSLTPKHSLSSTASVCFDALFIGTGEDSTKELLTPENKPLVLRFINEAYKHCKAIYFGDGTEALYMSSNVGLKKHEDPAIITWENKKSPEKFIEAIAKHRVWELELERNAQN, via the coding sequence ATGAAAGCCCCTAAGAAAACCAACAAAAAGCTGGATCAGCTTGAATCGCACAGCACTTCCAACGATCAGGAAAAGCTTACTACCAATCAAGGTCTTAAGATTAATAACAACCAGGATTCCTTAAAAGCCGGAGACAGAGGACCGACCTTACTGGAAGACTTTATTTTAAGAGAAAAAATCACCCATTTCGACCATGAAAGAATTCCTGAAAGGGTAGTACACGCAAGAGGTTCCGGAGCACATGGTGTTTTTAAACTAAATAAAAGCCTGGCCAAATATACAAAAGCAAAATTCTTAACGGAAGTAGGAAAAGAAACACCTGTTTTTGTAAGGTTTTCAACCGTTGCAGGAAACAGGGGAAGTACCGATCTTGCGAGAGATGTAAGAGGATTTGCAATAAAATTTTACACCGATGAAGGAAATTATGACCTTGTAGGAAACAATATGCCCGTATTTTTTATTCAGGATGCCATGAAGTTCCCGGATCTTGTACATGCCGTAAAGCCTGAACCACACAACGAAATTCCACAAGCTGCCTCTGCTCACGATACTTTTTGGGATTTCATTTCACTGATGCCTGAAAGTATGCACATGATCATGTGGCTGATGAGCGATAGGGCTATTCCCAGAAGTTTCAGCAGAATGGAAGGATTTGGAGTTCACTCTTTTAAATTTATTAATGATGAAGGAAAAGCACATTTTGTAAAGTTTCATTTTAAACCAAAACTAGGCGTCCATTCCGTAGCTTGGGATGAAGCGCAGAGAATTTCGGGGGTAGATCCTGATTTTCACAAAAGAGATCTTTGGGAATCCATCGAAAATGGAATATTCCCTGAATGGGATTTCGGTGTACAGCTGATCCCTGAAGAAGATGAAGACAAATATGATTTTGATCTTCTCGATCCTACAAAAATCGTCCCTGAAGAAGAAGTTCCGGTACAGCTTGTAGGAACATTAACTTTAAATAAAAATCCTGAAAACTTTTTTGCAGAAACAGAGCAGGTGGCTTTCCATCCCGGACATATCGTTCCCGGAATCGATTTCACCAACGATCCGCTGCTGCAGGGAAGACTATTTTCCTATACAGATACTCAGCTGATAAGACTGGGCGGGCCAAATTTCCATGAAATTCCGATCAACAGATCCGTAAACACGGTTCACAACAACCAGCGCGACGGATACATGAGACAACAGATCCCCAAAGGAAAAGTAAGCTACGAGCCAAACTCCATCGGCGGCGGATGTCCTTTCCAGGCGATGATGTCAGAGGGTGGTTTTGCATCCCAGGAAGCCAGAGTTTCAGGCGCAAAAGTGAGAGAAAGAAGCAGAAGTTTCGTAGATCACTATTCTCAGGCAAAATTATTCTACAACAGCCAGTCGACACCGGAAAAAATACATCTTCAAAATGCCTTGATATTCGAATTGTCAAAAGTGACTATTCCTGCTATAAGAGAAAGAGTGGTAGGGCAATTGGCATTCATTGATAAATCTTTAGCATGGAGAGTGGCAGAAAAAATCGGTGTTACGGTAAAGGAATTGGAATTTCCTAATCAAAGCATTCCCGCAGATGCCAATCCTGCTGACTTACAAAGCGAGGAAAGAGAGCCCAATACAAAAATCTCAAAAGCTTTGAGCATGCAGAATACCGTTAAAGATACCATCCTGGGAAGAAAAATCGGTTTTATTATGGGTAATGGAGTAGATGCAGAAGCTGTAAATGATTTAAAATTAAAACTGGAAGCAGAAGGCGCTGTTGTGGAAATCATCGCACCAAGTTTAGCTCCGGTAAAGACAAGCGACGGATCATCTTTAACTCCGAAACATTCTTTGAGCAGTACGGCAAGTGTTTGTTTTGATGCTTTATTCATCGGAACAGGCGAAGATTCTACCAAAGAATTGCTGACTCCGGAAAACAAACCTCTTGTATTGCGTTTTATTAATGAAGCTTATAAACATTGTAAAGCCATCTATTTCGGCGACGGAACAGAAGCTCTCTACATGAGCAGTAATGTCGGATTAAAGAAACATGAAGATCCCGCCATCATTACGTGGGAAAACAAAAAAAGTCCTGAGAAATTTATTGAAGCAATAGCCAAACACAGAGTCTGGGAATTGGAACTCGAAAGAAATGCTCAGAATTAA
- a CDS encoding SDR family oxidoreductase, translating to MGKLKLENKSVLITGADSGIGKAVALLFARHGANIAIIYHSNTDDAEETKSEIENLGKKCIIFKGDINDYEFCEETAKQTASEFGGIDILINNAGMQFPSDNIENLEEKNIRKTFDSNIVGMILLTKIVFPYLKEGSSIVNTTSAVAYQGHPELLDYSATKGAIVSFTRSLALQAKPKGIRINAVAPGPVATPLTEKTFGEKEEDENKPPLERNASPEEVATSFLFLVSDDAAQITGQVFHPNGGLIVNG from the coding sequence ATGGGAAAATTAAAATTAGAAAACAAATCCGTTCTCATTACCGGAGCAGACAGTGGAATAGGTAAGGCCGTAGCTTTACTTTTTGCACGTCATGGAGCTAATATTGCCATTATATATCACTCCAACACCGATGATGCCGAAGAAACTAAATCTGAAATTGAAAATCTCGGAAAAAAATGCATTATTTTCAAGGGTGATATTAATGATTATGAATTCTGCGAAGAAACTGCCAAACAAACAGCTTCCGAATTCGGAGGAATTGATATTTTAATTAACAACGCCGGAATGCAGTTTCCTTCCGATAATATTGAAAATCTTGAGGAAAAGAACATCAGAAAAACCTTTGATTCCAATATTGTAGGGATGATTTTGTTAACGAAAATTGTTTTTCCTTATTTAAAAGAGGGAAGTTCCATCGTCAATACAACGTCTGCAGTAGCCTATCAGGGACATCCGGAATTATTGGATTATTCCGCGACAAAAGGTGCCATTGTTTCTTTCACAAGATCATTGGCCTTACAGGCAAAACCCAAAGGAATCCGCATCAACGCCGTAGCTCCGGGACCTGTAGCAACACCTTTAACCGAGAAAACTTTTGGAGAAAAAGAAGAAGATGAAAACAAACCACCTTTGGAACGAAACGCCTCACCGGAAGAAGTGGCCACCAGCTTTCTTTTTTTGGTAAGCGATGATGCTGCCCAGATTACAGGGCAAGTTTTCCATCCCAACGGAGGCCTGATCGTCAATGGATAA